In Candidatus Defluviilinea proxima, a single genomic region encodes these proteins:
- a CDS encoding NUDIX domain-containing protein — translation MDFLSKYLALVGERPELFRNTGEVGEVKVITDPDRIRIEHERLREKFRDTGKPENWIDIGVLAEDEWEYVVRDLVEFADGRIGGWRRSINRIVTQGGIGSVVMPVQGDKVILLKHFRHEDRAWFWEFPRGWGTPGLTAEENAIKELKEEISLAPQKILQVWREPTAAFFYADMEDGEPRTQDGEPVQKIELIGLKELEVRIMDGDITDWFTVLAFLMAQKRGCFVI, via the coding sequence ATGGACTTTTTAAGCAAATATCTAGCGTTGGTCGGGGAGCGCCCAGAGCTATTTCGGAATACGGGCGAGGTGGGTGAAGTTAAAGTTATTACAGACCCCGATCGAATTCGCATTGAGCATGAACGTCTGCGAGAAAAATTCCGCGACACAGGAAAACCTGAAAACTGGATCGACATTGGCGTTTTGGCAGAGGATGAGTGGGAATATGTAGTGCGCGATTTAGTGGAATTTGCGGATGGAAGAATTGGTGGATGGCGGCGAAGTATTAACCGAATTGTTACTCAGGGCGGGATAGGCTCGGTGGTTATGCCTGTTCAAGGTGATAAAGTTATCTTGCTTAAACACTTCCGCCATGAAGACAGGGCATGGTTTTGGGAGTTTCCTAGAGGCTGGGGAACTCCAGGACTTACAGCCGAGGAGAATGCAATAAAGGAACTGAAGGAAGAGATAAGCCTAGCACCTCAAAAGATTCTTCAAGTATGGCGGGAGCCTACTGCCGCTTTCTTTTACGCTGATATGGAAGATGGCGAACCTCGTACTCAGGATGGAGAGCCTGTGCAAAAAATTGAGTTAATTGGACTTAAAGAGCTGGAGGTAAGGATTATGGATGGCGATATAACCGACTGGTTCACAGTACTAGCGTTTCTAATGGCGCAGAAAAGAGGATGCTTTGTTATATAA